Proteins encoded in a region of the Pieris rapae chromosome 12, ilPieRapa1.1, whole genome shotgun sequence genome:
- the LOC110991332 gene encoding zinc finger protein 501, which translates to MSVMNTNKVADVSSLCRICLNYVNNAMDLFNPGGKSKNILNTLLECFQIVLSNEKNLPHLICYECVDELEMAYKFRQKCITFDERFLAICEQIYIDNDLTKCVEKDIKDDNFNHDLVNKEENLDFHENVKKDLTQYQCRMCDKMLENDMLFKQHMKIHKGNVGKITGFGTSRRYHCSRCTYNTPHSQTLVNHMRRHNGERPYRCECGKSFTQSSSLSAHKKTHSNLTYYMCTVCGKQFKHAFTLKKHSKVHENAKFSCNLCQKKLKSHESLQDHMHRHYNVRNYNCEDCGDTFVTSSELLNHKKKHSLEKKVECHLCGYKTHTKKNLIVHLKRHAGDKSYKCRVCNVAFFSSGDVQRHQRVHTREKPFTCPICVQRFTYSTSLNKHMMTVHNIKYKWADFKWKESRTVKSSIQIK; encoded by the exons ATGAGTgttatgaatacaaataaagtgGCCGACGTCTCTTCTCTCTGTAGAATCTgcttaaattatgtaaataatgctATGGATTTGTTTAATCCGGGTGGGAAATCTAAAAACATACTCAATACATTATTAGAATGTTTTCAAATAGTTTTATCAAATGAAAAGAATTTGCCACATCTTATTTGTTATGAATGCGTGGATGAGTTGGAAATGGCTTACAAGTTCcgccaaaaatgtattacttttGATGAGAGGTTTTTAGCTATCTGcgaacaaatatatattgataatgaTTTAACTAAATGTGTAGAAAAAGATATTAAAgatgataattttaatcatGACCTGGTTAATAAAGAGGAAAATTTGG atttccatgaaaatgttaaaaaagatttaaccCAATACCAATGTAGGATGTGTGATAAAATGCTAGAAAATGATATGTTATTCAAACAGCATATGAAAATACACAAAGGAAATGTGGGAAAAATAACAGGATTTGGTACTAGCCGAAGATATCACTGCTCGAGGTGTACCTATAATACACCACACAGTCAAACTTTAGTAAATCATATGCGTAGACATAATGGAGAACGACCATATCGCTGTGAATGTGGGAAGTCATTTACACAATCATCTAGCCTTTCAGCCCATAAAAAGACACATAGTAATTTAACATACTACATGTGTACTGTATGTGGAAAGCAATTCAAACATGCTTTTACTCTGAAAAAACATTCTAAAGTACATGAGAATGCCAAATTTTCATGTAATCTTTgtcaaaaaaagttaaaatcacATGAAAGCTTACAAGATCATATGCACCGTCACTATAATGTTAGGAATTACAATTGTGAGGATTGTGGAGATACATTTGTGACATCTTCAGAATTGCTAAACCATAAGAAGAAGCATAGTTTAGAAAAGAAAGTTGAATGTCATTTATGTGGTTATAAGACTCatacaaagaaaaatctaATAGTTCACTTGAAGAG GCATGCTGGTGACAAATCTTACAAATGTAGAGTATGCAACGTAGCATTCTTTTCAAGTGGTGATGTTCAGCGACATCAACGAGTCCACACAAGAGAAAAACCTTTTACTTGCCCCATTTGTGTACAACGGTTTACATATAGCACAAGTCTTAACAAACATATGATGACTGTGCATAACATTAAGTATAAATGGGCAGATTTCAAATGGAAAGAATCAAGGACAGTTAAAAGCtcaattcaaatcaaataa
- the LOC111004328 gene encoding 60S ribosomal protein L5: MGFVKVVKNKQYFKRYQVKFRRRREGKTDYYARKRLVVQDKNKYNTPKYRLIVRLSNKDVTCQVAYSRIEGDHIVCAAYSHELPRYGIKVGLTNYAAAYCTGLLLARRLLQRLGLDSLYTGATEVTGDEYNVEPVDNGPGAFRCYLDVGLARTTTGARVFGAMKGAVDGGLNVPHSIKRFPGYDAEAKKFNAEVHRAHIFGLHVAEYMRNLEQEDEDSFKRQFGKYIKLGVAADAVEGSYKKAHEAIRADPSYKKKESKKDPAKKKRWTKRKLTLAERKNRVSQKKESYIKKLQSQAQDA; encoded by the exons atg GGTTTCGTCAAAGtagttaaaaacaaacaatacttCAAGCGTTATCAAGTTAAGTTTAGGAGGCGCCGTGAAGGAAAAACTGACTATTATGCCCGCAAACGACTTGTTGTtcag GACAAGAACAAATACAATACTCCTAAATACCGTCTAATTGTCCGTTTATCTAACAAGGATGTCACCTGCCAGGTTGCATACTCTCGCATTGAAGGAGACCACATTGTTTGTGCTGCATACTCCCATGAATTACCTCGTTATGGTATTAAG GTGGGTTTAACCAACTATGCTGCTGCTTACTGCACAGGCTTATTGCTGGCAAGACGTCTGTTACAAAGGCTTGGCTTAGATTCCCTTTACACTGGAGCAACTGAAGTTACAGGTGATGAGTACAATGTAGAGCCTGTGGACAATGGACCAGGTGCATTTAG GTGTTATTTAGATGTTGGCCTTGCAAGAACAACTACAGGTGCAAGAGTTTTTGGTGCCATGAAGGGTGCAGTTGATGGTGGCCTTAATGTTCCACACTCTATCAAAAGGTTCCCTGGTTATGATGCTGAAGCAAAGAAATTCAATGCTGAGGTTCacag AGCCCATATCTTTGGTCTTCATGTTGCTGAATACATGCGTAATTTGGAACAAGAAGATGAAGATTCCTTCAAAAGACAATTTGGCAAATATATCAAACTTGGGGTTGCTGCAGATGCG GTGGAAGGCTCATACAAAAAAGCTCATGAAGCCATACGAGCTGACCCATCATACAAGAAGAAAGAATCCAAGAAGGATCCTGCCAAGAAAAAGAGGTGGACCAAACGCAAGTTGACATTGGCAGAAAGGAAGAACAGAGTCAGTCAAAAGAAGGAGtcttacattaaaaaacttcAATCTCAAGCTCAAGATGCTTAG
- the LOC111004194 gene encoding ATP-dependent helicase brm — translation MASPSPQNSPMPPPQAPSPMGPPTQSPAPPHSPHSPYSQQHVNGPPPSHPSGSSQPPISNHMPVSGPPHNIAPNGNGPPGVPQHPNIPPSSHQMPSHMVGPHMSGPPGHPISATGAGPNGHPNMPGQAPPHGYMQHQIGHMPPNQAALGMPGGPPPPGQPQGPPPPGMSMPRGGPPPHNHPQGMPPMPPHHNMMGGYHPASSPGASTPPASAAAAPPGQQQPPPSQTPPHGSIPPTSAANGAPSSSPMQGSLASGPDNLNALQRTIDSMEEKGMQDDPRYSQLLAIRARNSPHFSNAQLNQLKAQIAAYRNLARNQPITQQIALMATGKRSGDSPPECPTPPAQPPSPYGGNSGSGPAGTAGAGYAGTADPARGGGGAPPTPLPMTGQMAPPTQPTPPLVNPPVGGAPPVRGTAPVRPNAPGAPGSQPAQAGAPTPGAKQNRITSIPKPAGIDPLMVLNERENRIASRISHRMEMLSNLPANIPDDLRLQAQIELRALRLLNFQKQLRSEILGQVRRDTTLETAVNIKAYKRTKRQGLREARATEKLEKQQKLEAERKRRQKHQEFLQTVLQHAKDFKEYHRNNVAKLSRINKGIMNYHANAEREQKKEQERIEKERMRRLMAEDEEGYRKLIDQKKDKRLAFLLSQTDEYIASLTEMVKQHKQEQRKKQQEEERRKRKSRKKKVLEGGEIDALDDSSQTSDSRVAVMDPKSGETLRGEEAPLLSQLKDWMESHPGWEVMSDSDDSGDDSQDDEHGRRRGHRDERTDKEKSDEDKAREMIKKAKVEDDEYKTEEQTYYSIAHTVHESVTEQASILVNGNLKEYQIKGLEWLVSLFNNNLNGILADEMGLGKTIQTIALVTYLMEKKKVNGPFLIIVPLSTLSNWVLEFEKWAPTVLVVSYKGSPQSRRLVQTQMRSTKFNVLLTTYEYVIKDKGVLAKVQWKYMIIDEGHRMKNHHCKLTQVLNTHYVAPHRLLLTGTPLQNKLPELWALLNFLLPSIFKSCSTFEQWFNAPFATTGEKVELNEEETILIIRRLHKVLRPFLLRRLKKEVESQLPDKVEYIVKCDMSGLQRVLYKHMQSKGVLLTDGSEKGNKGKGGAKALMNTIVQLRKLCNHPFMFPHIEEKFCDHVGGGGGIVSGPDLYRVSGKFELLDRILPKLKASGHRVLVFCQMTQCMTIIEDYLSWRGFLYLRLDGMTKAEDRGELLKKFNDVDSEYFMFLLSTRAGGLGLNLQSADTVIIFDSDWNPHQDLQAQDRAHRIGQRNEVRVLRLMTVNSVEERILAAARYKLNMDEKVIQAGMFDQKSTGSERQQFLQSILHQDGDDEEEENELPDDDLINEMIARSEDELEMFRQIDIERKKVETQSRLIEESELPDWLVKNDDEVVCNKGQGWNYLDEDETLGRGSRQRKEVDYSDSLTEKEWLKAIDEEFEEDEEEDDDDEVLDKKKRKGRKRRRNQEESDEEEAPSSTKKKSKTEINQLKKRLKNIMKKVIDHTDEAGRVLSEPFMKLPSRRELPHYYEVIKKPLDIRKINNRIEDGKYNDISDLERDFFTLCANAQTYNEEVSLIYADSVRLRNVFIEIRRRYENAQNSDDSDDNEKDEEDSDGDSNRSVKMKIKIGRGKGKNTPRKRKQRKYISDDDDYEMD, via the exons ATGGCTAGTCCTTCGCCTCAGAACAGCCCAATGCCTCCACCCCAGGCCCCTAGTCCTATGGGGCCGCCGACGCAAAGCCCGGCTCCGCCGCATTCACCTCATAGTCCATACAGTCAGCAACATGTGAATGGTCCACCTCCGTCTCATCCGTCTGGATCAAGCCAACCACCTATTTCAAATCACATGCCAGTATCTGGTCCGCCCCATAACATCGCGCCAAATGGGAATGGTCCGCCGGGGGTTCCACAACATCCGAATATACCTCCAAGCAGTCATCAAATGCCTTCTCACATGGTTGGCCCTCACATGTCAGGACCACCCGGTCACCCTATTAGTGCTACCGGGGCTGGCCCTAACGGACATCCAAATATGCCTGGCCAAGCTCCACCACATGGATATATGCAACATCAAATTGGTCATATGCCACCAAATCag GCTGCATTGGGTATGCCCGGAGGTCCGCCTCCGCCAGGTCAACCACAGGGACCCCCGCCGCCAGGCATGTCTATGCCTCGAGGAGGCCCACCACCACACAATCATCCTCAAGGCATGCCACCAATGCCTCCACATCATAACATGATGGGAGGATATCATCCAGCATCATCTCCAGGAGCTTCAACACCACCCGCATCTGCTGCCGCAGCGCCTCCGGGCCAACAGCAGCCACCTCCATCTCAAACTCCTCCACATGGTTCAATTCCGCCGACCTCAGCAGCAAACGGTGCACCTTCTTCATCGCCAATGCAAGGATCTCTAGCATCTGGGCCAGATAATTTGAACGCGCTTCAGCGGACAATTGATTCCATGGAAGAGAAAGGCATGCAGGATGATCCCAGATATTCGCAGTTGTTAGCGATTCGAGCAAGAAACAGTCCACACTTTTCAAATGCTCAATTGAATCAGTTGAA aGCCCAGATTGCAGCCTACCGTAATCTAGCCCGCAATCAGCCAATAACACAACAGATAGCGTTAATGGCCACTGGGAAGCGTAGTGGAGATTCGCCCCCGGAATGTCCTACTCCTCCCGCCCAGCCACCGTCACCTTACGGTGGGAACTCGGGCTCTGGTCCAGCGGGGACTGCAGGCGCTGGGTATGCGGGAACTGCGGATCCAGCACGCGGTGGCGGTGGTGCTCCGCCAACGCCTCTTCCAATGACAGGTCAAATGGCCCCGCCCACGCAACCGACGCCGCCACTTGTTAATCCC CCTGTCGGTGGTGCCCCACCAGTGAGGGGTACAGCCCCCGTTCGTCCGAATGCCCCCGGAGCTCCAGGTTCTCAGCCAGCGCAAGCGGGGGCACCCACCCCTGGGGCGAAACAAAACCGGATTACAAGCATTCCTAAACCGGCGGGTATAGACCCACTCATGGTCCTGAATGAGAGAGAGAATAG aaTCGCATCGCGTATATCTCACCGTATGGAAATGTTATCAAACCTGCCGGCAAACATTCCTGATGACTTGAGACTGCAAGCGCAGATTGAACTCAGAGCACTACGACTtcttaatttccaaaaacaattACGATCTGAG atattaggCCAAGTTCGTCGCGATACTACTCTAGAGACTGCAGTTAATATAAAAGCGTACAAACGAACGAAACGCCAAGGTCTTCGCGAAGCTCGTGCTACGGAAAAATTGGAGAAACAGCAGAAACTCGAAGCGGAAAGGAAACGTCGGCAAAAGCATCAGGAGTTCTTGCAAACTGTGCTACAACatg CAAAGGACTTCAAGGAGTATCACAGAAACAACGTCGCGAAACTATCGCGTATCAACAAGGGTATAATGAACTATCACGCGAACGCTGAGCGAGAACAAAAGAAGGAGCAAGAACGGATTGAGAAAGAACGTATGCGACG TCTTATGGCAGAAGATGAAGAAGGTTACAGAAAACTTATTGACCAGAAGAAAGATAAGAGATTGGCGTTCCTTCTATCTCAAACTGATGAGTATATTGCTAGCCTCACCGAGATGGTGAAACAGCATAAGCAAGAGCAAAGAAAGAAACAACAAGAAGAAGAACGAAGGAAACGG AAATCGCGAAAGAAGAAGGTTCTAGAGGGAGGTGAGATCGATGCGCTTGATGATAGTTCGCAGACATCTGATTCGCGGGTGGCCGTCATGGATCCCAAATCGGGAGAG ACTTTGAGGGGCGAAGAAGCTCCATTACTATCGCAGCTGAAGGATTGGATGGAATCTCATCCAGGATGGGAAGTGATGTCTGATTCAGACGATTCTGGAGATGATAGTCAGGATGATG AACATGGTAGGCGGAGAGGGCACAGGGACGAGAGGACTGACAAAGAGAAGAGTGATGAGGATAAAGCCCGAGAGATGATCAAGAAGGCCAAGGTGGAGGATGACGAATACAAGACAGAAGAACAGACATATTACAG caTCGCCCACACTGTGCACGAGTCTGTAACGGAGCAAGCCAGCATATTGGTGAATGGAAATCTTAAGGAGTATCAAATTAAG GGTCTCGAATGGTTGGTGTCACTATTTAATAACAACTTGAATGGTATTTTGGCTGATGAGATGGGTCTTGGGAAAACCATTCAAACTATAGCATTGGTCACATACCTTATGGAGAAGAAGAAAGTCAACGGGCCATTCCTTATTATTGTGCCCCTCAG tACACTATCCAACTGGGTGCTAGAATTTGAAAAATGGGCGCCGACTGTACTAGTTGTGTCATACAAGGGTTCGCCGCAATCCCGTCGTCTCGTACAGACACAGATGCGTTCGACCAAGTTCAACGTACTGCTCACTACGTACGAATACGTTATTAAGGACAAGGGTGTACTCGCTaag GTACAATGGAAGTACATGATCATTGACGAAGGTCATCGTATGAAGAACCACCACTGCAAATTGACCCAAGTGCTTAACACACACTACGTGGCACCTCATCGGTTGTTGCTAACAGGAACGCCATTGCAAAATAAGTTGCCGGAACTATGGGCGCTCTTGAACTTCCTTTTGCCCTCGATCTTTAAGAGTTGCTCGACTTTTGAGCAATGGTTCAACGCCCCGTTCGCTACTACTGGGGAAAAG GTTGAACTGAACGAAGAAGAAACCATTCTTATTATCCGTCGTTTGCATAAAGTATTACGTCCGTTCTTATTACGGCGTCTCAAGAAGGAAGTGGAGAGCCAATTGCCTGATAAGGTGGAATATATCGTTAAATGTGATATGAGTGGTCTGCAACGTGTATTGTATAA gcaCATGCAGTCGAAGGGTGTTCTTTTAACCGACGGCTCTGAAAAGGGTAACAAGGGCAAAGGTGGGGCTAAGGCACTAATGAACACAATCGTACAATTGCGTAAATTGTGTAACCATCCCTTCATGTTCCCGCATATCGAGGAAAAGTTTTGTGACCACGTAGGAGGCGGTGGTGGGATTGTTTCTGG ACCGGATCTATACCGTGTCTCTGGTAAGTTTGAGCTGTTAGACCGTATCTTGCCGAAGTTGAAGGCGTCGGGACACAGAGTTCTAGTCTTTTGTCAGATGACACAATGTATGACCATTATTGAGGACTACTTATCATGGAGaggatttctttatttaag ACTTGACGGTATGACAAAAGCCGAGGATCGAGGAGAATTATTGAAGAAGTTCAACGATGTGGAttctgaatattttatgtttttactttCTACGCGTGCTGGTGGTTTGGGACTTAACTTGCAAAGTGCTGACACTGTCATTATATTCGATTCTGACTGGAATCCGCATCAG GATTTACAAGCTCAAGATCGTGCGCATCGTATCGGTCAACGTAACGAGGTGAGAGTGCTGCGACTGATGACTGTCAACTCTGTGGAGGAGAGAATCTTGGCAGCTGCTAG atacaaactGAATATGGATGAGAAAGTAATTCAAGCCGGTATGTTCGACCAAAAGTCAACTGGTTCTGAGCGGCAGCAATTCTTGCAGAGTATTCTTCATCAGGATGGTGACGATGAGGAg GAAGAGAATGAACTACCAGACGATGACTTGATAAACGAAATGATTGCTCGCTCTGAAGACGAGTTGGAGATGTTTAGACAAATTGACATAGAACGGAAGAAAGTCGAAACTCAGTCGCGGCTCATAGAAGAGTCCGAACTACCGGACTGGCTGGTCAAGAATGATGATGAAGTCGTTTGTAATAAG GGTCAGGGTTGGAATTATTTGGATGAAGACGAAACTCTTGGTCGAGGCTCCCGTCAACGCAAAGAAGTGGATTATTCAGACTCTCTTACTGAAAAGGAGTGGCTGAAAGCAATTGATGAAGAATTCGAAGAGGACGAAGAAGAAGATGATGACGATGAAGTTCTTGATAAGAAGAAAAGGAAGGGACGAAAAAGGCG tcGCAACCAAGAAGAATCTGACGAAGAAGAGGCTCCCAGTTCAACAAAGAAAAAGagtaaaactgaaattaatcAACTCAAAAAAAGATTGAAGAATATTATGAAGAAAGTCATTGATCACACAGAcga agCCGGGCGGGTTTTATCAGAGCCGTTCATGAAACTACCCTCGCGTAGAGAGCTGCCGCACTACTATGAAGTTATTAAGAAACCGCTTGATATAAGAAAAATCAACAATAGGATAGAGGATGGAAAG tacaATGACATATCGGATCTAGAACGAGATTTCTTCACTCTGTGCGCAAACGCACAAACATACAACGAAGAAGTATCTCTCATTTACGCGGATTCTGTTCGCCTGCGTAACGTCTTTATAGAAATACGAAGGAGATATGAAAATGCTCAGAATTCGGATGATTCAGATGATAATGAAAAAG ATGAAGAAGACTCTGATGGGGACTCAAACCGTTCGGTGAAGATGAAGATTAAAATCGGTAGAGGAAAAGGCAAGAACACTCCGCGAAAACGCAAACaacgtaaatatatatctgaCGATGACGATTATGAGATGGATTAA
- the LOC111004230 gene encoding protein-serine O-palmitoleoyltransferase porcupine — MDEEEYIESTWLYLSFCVEPTLYEGLRFAKDLLIASVSLRMAIQYIAMPHNVRHSLSFIIGGLLLYYSIGLAIVWIFGLTLSVYILILILSLSTRKRVRGPVTCLCVISFLLLCELHLINPKTWQQIRGIQMIASMKIISVAIELDRSLFKKMINPVEFFGYIFCPANCMLGPWISFHSYDQYLGVKFLTKRWIKVIAGNMAMALIFLNLSNCIVPWIISDDSTKWLLAYRDAQAFRMSHYFVSSMSMVSMLSAGFGLTNDCHSEIQITKPLFIELPRSLVQVVIFWNIPMHQWLKNYVFKSCHAYGQFFAILSTYVVSSLLHGCNFQLSAVLLSIGTFSYIEYNLRLKVASALEACCLANPCAKQCEHKYKKNCILTVFLNTLFSFITVIHLAYLGVMFEASFSIQETGYSFSHTISKWENLDFFNHGLATFFYVIYLMM, encoded by the coding sequence atggatGAAGAGGAATATATTGAAAGTACTTggttatatttatctttttgtgTTGAACCTACCCTCTATGAAGGGTTAAGATTTGCAAAAGATTTACTAATAGCTAGTGTTTCTTTACGTATGGCTATACAATATATTGCTATGCCTCATAATGTTCGTCATAGTCTAAGTTTCATTATTGGGGGTCTACTGTTGTATTATAGTATAGGATTAGCTATTGTTTGGATCTTTGGACTTACATTAAgtgtatatatacttattttaattttatcattgtcTACAAGAAAAAGAGTGAGAGGACCTGTAACTTGTCTGTGTGTTATATCATTTCTACTCTTGTGTGAGTTACATCTAATCAACCCGAAGACGTGGCAACAAATACGAGGAATTCAAATGATAGCCTCTATGAAGATAATATCAGTTGCTATAGAACTGGATCGaagtttatttaagaaaatgatAAATCCAGTTGAATTTTTTGGATACATATTTTGCCCAGCTAACTGTATGTTGGGTCCATGGATATCGTTCCACTCTTATGATCAATACTTAGGTGTAAAATTCTTAACAAAGAGATGGATTAAAGTAATTGCAGGAAACATGGCAAtggcattaatatttttaaacttatctaATTGTATTGTGCCTTGGATCATCAGCGATGATAGTACAAAGTGGCTTTTAGCATATAGAGATGCTCAGGCTTTTAGGATGTCTCATTATTTTGTATCAAGTATGTCTATGGTTTCTATGTTGAGTGCTGGTTTTGGGTTGACAAATGATTGCCATTCTGAAATCCAAATCACAAAACctttatttattgagttaCCAAGATCTTTAGTGCAAGTTGTTATATTTTGGAACATTCCCATGCACCAATGGCTGaagaattatgtatttaagtcATGTCATGCCTATGGGCAGTTCTTTGCAATACTATCTACATATGTTGTATCATCACTGCTCCATGGATGTAACTTTCAGCTATCAGCTGTACTATTAAGCATAGGAACTTTTTCTTACATTGAATATAATCTTAGACTTAAAGTTGCATCTGCATTAGAAGCATGTTGCCTAGCAAACCCATGTGCAAAGCAGTGTGAgcataaatataagaaaaattgcattttaacagtatttttaaacactttattttcttttataactgTCATACACTTGGCATATTTGGGAGTAATGTTTGAAGCATCTTTTTCTATACAAGAAACTGGATATTCATTTTCTCATACAATTAGTAAATGGGAGaacttagatttttttaaccatGGCCTAGCTACTTTTttctatgttatatatttaatgatgtaA